One window of the Chelonoidis abingdonii isolate Lonesome George chromosome 3, CheloAbing_2.0, whole genome shotgun sequence genome contains the following:
- the SMIM8 gene encoding small integral membrane protein 8: protein MSSAPEPPNIKKEAPKEKDSRIPGLRGVRTTTLFRAVNPELFIKPNKPVMAFGLITVTLCVAYIGYLHATQENKKDLYEAVDREGARYVRRKTSKWD from the exons ATGTCCTCAGCACCTGAGCccccaaacattaaaaaagaagCACCCAAAGAGAAAGACAGTCGAATTCCAGGACTCAGGGGTGTCCGTACAACCACCCTGTTCCGAGCTGTGAATCCAGAGCTTTTCATTAAACCT AACAAACCTGTTATGGCTTTTGGACTCATAACAGTTACCCTGTGTGTGGCCTACATTGGTTATTTACATGCAACACAAGAGAATAAAAAGGACCTCTATGAAGCTGTTGACAGGGAAGGAGCCAGGTATGTGAGGAGGAAGACTTCCAAGTGGGATTAA